One segment of Alistipes finegoldii DSM 17242 DNA contains the following:
- a CDS encoding glucose-6-phosphate isomerase, giving the protein METLKLDISKTGVTVSAAMQAKAQAANALLESGKGAGSDFLGWVHLPSSITPDRIEAIEKQAAKLREKAEVIICIGIGGSYLGAKAVLEAMSDSFKFLHKKRTEPVVVFAGQNISEDYTHELLEAVKEYSIATIVISKSGTTTEPAIAFRLIKAEIEKRYGKQEAAERIVAITDKARGALKTLADNEGYPTFVIPDDVGGRFSVLTPVGLLPLAAAGVDIAALVRGAQEMERATADGTPFEKNPAAVYAAVRNELYEGGKKIEILGSYEPKLQYINEWWKQLYGESEGKDGKGIFPASVTLTADLHSMGQYIQDGERTLFETIISVAEPAGKVVVEADGENLDGLNFLAGKRISEINRMAELGVQLAHVDGGVPNIRIEIPQIDAHAVGSLLYFFERACGISGYILGVNPFDQPGVEAYKKNMFALLDKPGYEEASKAIKARL; this is encoded by the coding sequence ATGGAAACTCTGAAATTAGACATCTCCAAAACGGGCGTTACGGTTTCGGCCGCAATGCAGGCCAAGGCGCAGGCGGCCAACGCCCTGCTCGAATCGGGCAAGGGCGCCGGCAGCGACTTCCTCGGCTGGGTGCACCTGCCCTCGTCGATCACGCCCGACCGGATCGAAGCCATCGAGAAGCAGGCCGCGAAGCTCCGCGAGAAGGCCGAAGTGATCATCTGCATCGGCATCGGCGGCTCGTATCTGGGCGCCAAGGCCGTGCTCGAAGCCATGAGCGATTCGTTCAAGTTCCTGCACAAGAAGCGAACGGAACCCGTCGTGGTGTTCGCAGGCCAGAACATCTCGGAGGATTACACCCACGAACTGCTCGAAGCCGTGAAGGAGTACTCGATCGCCACGATCGTCATCTCCAAGTCGGGAACCACGACCGAACCGGCCATCGCCTTCCGCCTGATCAAAGCCGAGATCGAAAAGCGTTACGGCAAGCAGGAAGCCGCCGAGCGCATCGTGGCCATCACCGACAAGGCGCGCGGCGCGCTGAAGACGCTCGCCGACAACGAGGGCTACCCGACGTTCGTCATTCCCGACGACGTGGGCGGACGCTTCTCGGTGCTGACTCCCGTGGGCCTGCTGCCGCTGGCGGCCGCCGGCGTGGACATCGCCGCACTGGTGCGCGGCGCGCAGGAGATGGAGCGCGCGACGGCCGACGGCACGCCGTTCGAAAAGAACCCGGCGGCAGTTTACGCAGCCGTGCGCAACGAGCTGTACGAAGGCGGCAAGAAGATCGAGATTCTCGGCTCCTACGAGCCGAAGCTCCAATACATCAACGAGTGGTGGAAACAGCTCTACGGCGAGAGCGAAGGCAAGGACGGCAAGGGCATCTTCCCGGCCAGCGTGACGCTGACGGCCGACCTGCACTCGATGGGACAGTATATTCAGGACGGCGAACGCACGCTGTTCGAAACGATCATTTCGGTCGCCGAACCCGCCGGCAAGGTAGTCGTCGAAGCCGACGGAGAGAATCTCGACGGCCTCAACTTCCTCGCAGGCAAGCGCATTTCGGAGATAAACCGCATGGCCGAGCTGGGCGTGCAGCTGGCCCACGTGGACGGCGGCGTCCCGAACATCCGCATCGAGATTCCGCAGATCGACGCGCATGCCGTCGGCTCGCTGCTCTACTTCTTCGAGCGCGCCTGCGGCATCAGCGGCTACATCCTCGGCGTCAATCCGTTCGACCAGCCCGGCGTGGAGGCGTACAAGAAGAATATGTTCGCCCTGCTGGACAAACCCGGCTACGAAGAGGCTTCGAAAGCCATCAAGGCACGGCTGTAA
- a CDS encoding NAD(P)H-dependent glycerol-3-phosphate dehydrogenase, whose protein sequence is MEYKIGKEARCAVIGYGSWATAIVGLLAANEARVGWYVRNPEVLEGLLGEGRNPRYLSDVEFDRRRIAPSDDLDEVVREADIVILATPSAYLKTFLEPLTVSLQDKFVVSAIKGIVPGDYKTIVEYVHDRYDLSYKQIGIITGPSHAEEVSRGKLSYLTVVCTDPENAQMLGEKFATDYIHLSYSTDLYGIEYAAILKNIYALSVGIAVGLGYGDNFLAVLIANSAGEMRRFLEESYPAERDTLVSGYLGDLLVTCYSVYSRNRRLGLLIGHGCTVKSALNEMTMVAEGYFAADCIRHINARHKIEMPIAEMVYNVLYQGASARKCMKELTSKLI, encoded by the coding sequence ATGGAATACAAAATCGGAAAAGAGGCCCGCTGCGCCGTGATCGGCTACGGCAGCTGGGCGACGGCCATCGTGGGGCTGCTCGCCGCGAACGAAGCCCGCGTAGGCTGGTACGTCCGCAATCCCGAAGTGCTAGAAGGACTGCTCGGCGAAGGCCGCAACCCCCGCTATCTGAGCGACGTGGAGTTCGACCGCCGGCGCATCGCCCCCTCCGACGACCTCGACGAGGTGGTCCGCGAAGCCGACATCGTCATTCTGGCCACTCCGTCGGCCTACCTCAAGACGTTCCTCGAACCGCTGACGGTCTCGCTGCAGGACAAATTCGTCGTCTCGGCCATCAAGGGCATCGTTCCCGGCGACTACAAGACCATCGTCGAATACGTTCACGACCGCTACGACCTGTCGTACAAACAGATCGGCATCATCACCGGCCCGTCGCACGCCGAGGAGGTCTCGCGCGGCAAGCTCTCCTACCTCACGGTGGTCTGCACCGACCCGGAGAACGCCCAGATGCTGGGCGAGAAATTCGCCACGGACTACATTCACCTGAGCTACTCGACCGACCTGTACGGCATCGAGTACGCCGCCATCCTGAAAAACATCTACGCCCTCTCGGTCGGCATCGCCGTCGGGCTGGGTTACGGCGACAACTTCCTCGCGGTGCTGATCGCCAACAGCGCCGGAGAGATGCGCCGTTTTCTGGAAGAGAGCTATCCGGCCGAGCGCGACACGCTGGTGTCGGGCTATCTGGGCGATCTGCTGGTGACCTGCTACTCGGTCTACAGCCGCAACCGGCGGCTGGGACTGCTCATCGGCCACGGCTGCACGGTCAAAAGCGCCCTCAACGAAATGACGATGGTCGCCGAAGGCTACTTCGCCGCCGACTGCATCCGTCACATCAACGCCCGCCACAAGATCGAAATGCCGATCGCCGAAATGGTTTACAACGTGCTCTACCAAGGGGCTTCGGCGCGCAAGTGCATGAAAGAACTGACATCCAAATTAATTTGA
- a CDS encoding rod shape-determining protein yields the protein MGIFSLTQELAIDLGTANTLIIYNGKVVVDEPSIVALDVHTGKVVAIGHQARQMHEKTNPNIKTIRPLKDGVIADFNATELMLRGMIKKVKTSGSLFAPSLRMVICIPSGSTNVEIRAVRDSAEHAGGREVYMIYEPMAAALGAGLDVEAPEGNMVIDIGGGTSEIACISLGGIVCSESINTAGDVFTNDIQSYVRQQHNIRIGERTAEAIKCSIGAAVSDLDEEPEDFVVTGPNMLTALPQTVSLSYSEIAYALEKSLTKIDAALMKVLESMPPELYADIVKNGIYLAGGGALIKGLDRRLNEKTGIPFHIAEDPLRAIARGTGIALKNINRFSFLMK from the coding sequence ATGGGAATTTTTTCACTGACACAGGAGCTGGCCATCGACCTCGGTACGGCCAACACGCTGATAATCTACAACGGCAAGGTCGTGGTCGATGAACCGTCGATCGTGGCGCTCGACGTGCATACGGGCAAGGTCGTGGCCATCGGCCATCAGGCGCGCCAGATGCACGAGAAGACCAACCCTAACATCAAGACGATCCGGCCGCTGAAGGACGGCGTGATCGCCGATTTCAACGCCACGGAGCTGATGCTGCGCGGCATGATCAAGAAAGTCAAGACTTCGGGCAGTCTCTTCGCCCCCTCGCTGCGTATGGTGATCTGCATTCCGTCGGGTTCGACCAACGTCGAAATCCGCGCCGTGCGCGACTCCGCCGAGCATGCCGGCGGCCGCGAGGTCTACATGATCTACGAGCCGATGGCCGCGGCGCTGGGCGCCGGTCTCGACGTCGAGGCTCCGGAAGGCAACATGGTCATCGACATCGGCGGCGGCACGTCGGAGATCGCCTGCATCTCGCTGGGCGGCATCGTCTGCTCCGAGTCGATCAACACCGCCGGCGACGTCTTCACCAACGACATTCAGAGCTACGTGCGCCAGCAGCACAATATCCGTATCGGCGAACGTACGGCCGAAGCCATCAAGTGTTCGATCGGTGCGGCCGTCTCCGATCTGGACGAGGAGCCCGAAGACTTCGTGGTGACGGGTCCCAACATGCTGACGGCCCTGCCCCAGACCGTGTCGCTCAGCTACAGCGAGATCGCCTATGCGCTCGAAAAGTCGCTCACGAAGATCGACGCCGCACTGATGAAGGTGCTCGAATCGATGCCGCCCGAACTGTATGCCGACATCGTGAAGAACGGCATCTATCTGGCCGGCGGCGGCGCCCTGATCAAGGGGCTGGACCGGCGCCTGAACGAGAAAACCGGCATCCCGTTCCACATCGCCGAAGACCCTCTGCGCGCCATTGCGCGCGGTACGGGCATCGCGCTGAAGAACATCAACCGCTTCTCGTTCTTAATGAAATAG
- the mreC gene encoding rod shape-determining protein MreC, translated as MRKLLEFIRSIYVMVLFVVLEAIAVSYYAHSTYYTQARLLARSNQVVGGVHGMFAGIRHYFSLGRENRDLLAHVAEMKERLAVYEEAETAARLDSYMQDVGISKYRVITASVASNTVNRAQNLVVLNRGRRDGVAEEMALLASDGSMAGYVVDCTERYSVAMSVLNTSFRASGKLVGSDYFGSIYWDGADPHTVVLDELSKYADPQPGQEVVTTGFSQYFPADVLIGWVESAELNETRTAFKVRVRLAAEMSRLTDVILVENRDLTEIRDLQNSEKVEQHTRLN; from the coding sequence GTGCGCAAGCTCTTAGAGTTTATCCGAAGCATCTATGTCATGGTGCTCTTCGTCGTGCTCGAAGCGATAGCCGTCAGCTATTACGCCCACTCGACCTACTACACGCAGGCCCGGCTGCTGGCGCGTTCGAATCAGGTGGTCGGCGGCGTGCACGGCATGTTCGCGGGCATCCGGCATTACTTTTCGCTCGGACGCGAGAACCGCGACCTGCTCGCGCACGTGGCCGAGATGAAAGAGCGGCTGGCCGTGTACGAGGAGGCCGAGACCGCCGCGCGGCTGGACAGCTACATGCAGGACGTCGGAATCTCGAAATACCGCGTCATCACCGCCTCGGTGGCTTCGAATACGGTCAACCGTGCGCAGAACCTCGTCGTTCTCAACCGCGGCCGCCGCGACGGAGTGGCCGAGGAGATGGCGCTGCTGGCGTCCGACGGCTCGATGGCGGGCTATGTGGTCGATTGCACGGAACGCTATTCGGTGGCGATGTCGGTGCTCAACACTTCGTTCCGCGCCAGCGGCAAGTTGGTGGGCTCCGATTATTTCGGTTCGATCTACTGGGACGGCGCCGACCCTCACACCGTGGTGCTGGACGAACTGTCGAAGTACGCCGATCCGCAGCCCGGACAAGAGGTCGTGACCACGGGCTTCTCGCAGTATTTTCCCGCCGACGTGCTGATCGGCTGGGTTGAAAGCGCCGAGCTGAACGAAACCCGCACGGCTTTCAAGGTGCGCGTGCGGCTGGCGGCCGAAATGTCGCGCCTGACGGATGTGATTCTGGTCGAGAACCGCGACCTGACCGAAATCCGCGATTTGCAGAACAGTGAAAAAGTAGAACAACATACCCGGCTGAACTAA
- a CDS encoding peptidoglycan D,D-transpeptidase FtsI family protein, translating into MRDSEGFVRMRTLQCVVLFVFLLIGGRLAYIQLIDSRYNELAKANVLRHVVQYPPRGEVFDRNGEYLVQSRECYDLMVIYSEIDKKGFDTLRMCEVLGLSREKLEKELANARMRPRAPRVVTSYISKEDKLRFDECNFRGFYAVYRTVRRYPRKVGGNLLGFVGEVNADFLKRHPDYKSGDYVGMSGVESAYEPLLKGRKGVKIQEIDTHGAIKGSYMNGVYDSLPEPGRYLVSTIDARLQLLGEELMRGKVGAAVAIEPSTGEILMMVSSPTYDPDELVGRERGNNYMKMIYNKRHPLFSRAVKAKYPPGSTFKLVQGLIGLQEGVLRPSDLHVCHEGYQVGRRRMKCHAHASPLDLRFAVATSCNAYFCYVFRDILDNRKYESVKDGYDVWKEYVESFGFGRKLGSDFLDEGNGYVPDRSYYDRQYRGSWNSLTVISLAIGQDALGCTPLQLANLAAIVANRGYYYIPHIVKKIEGQDSLDRRFYERHYTKVDPKHFEPIVDGMWRGVNVGGTSTAARLEGLDVCGKTGTAENPRGRDHSTFLSFAPKDNPKIAISVYVENGGFGASAALPIASLLEEYYLTDTIRRPALLEHIKNMNIYYPSYDR; encoded by the coding sequence ATGAGAGATTCCGAAGGTTTCGTCCGGATGCGCACCCTGCAGTGCGTGGTGCTCTTCGTCTTCCTGCTGATCGGGGGCCGTCTGGCCTATATCCAGCTTATCGACTCGCGCTACAACGAACTGGCCAAAGCCAACGTGCTGCGCCATGTGGTGCAGTATCCGCCGCGCGGCGAAGTCTTCGACCGCAACGGGGAGTATCTGGTCCAGAGCCGCGAGTGCTATGACCTGATGGTGATCTACAGCGAGATCGACAAGAAGGGCTTCGACACCCTGCGCATGTGCGAGGTGCTGGGCCTTTCGCGCGAAAAGCTCGAAAAGGAGCTTGCCAATGCCCGGATGCGCCCCCGTGCGCCCCGCGTGGTGACGAGCTATATCTCCAAGGAAGACAAGCTGCGTTTCGACGAATGCAACTTCCGGGGATTCTATGCCGTCTACCGTACGGTCCGCCGTTATCCCCGCAAGGTGGGCGGCAACCTGCTGGGATTCGTGGGCGAGGTGAACGCCGATTTCCTGAAGCGCCACCCGGACTATAAGTCCGGCGATTACGTGGGTATGAGCGGCGTGGAGTCGGCTTACGAACCCCTGCTGAAAGGCCGGAAAGGCGTGAAGATTCAGGAGATCGACACCCACGGGGCGATCAAGGGTTCCTATATGAACGGCGTTTACGACTCGCTGCCCGAACCGGGGCGCTACCTCGTCAGCACGATCGACGCCCGCCTGCAGCTGCTGGGCGAGGAGCTGATGCGCGGCAAGGTCGGGGCGGCCGTGGCGATCGAACCTTCGACGGGCGAGATACTGATGATGGTCTCCTCGCCGACGTACGATCCCGACGAACTGGTCGGCCGGGAGCGCGGCAACAACTACATGAAGATGATCTACAACAAGCGGCATCCGCTTTTCAGCCGTGCCGTGAAGGCCAAATACCCGCCGGGATCGACCTTCAAGCTCGTGCAGGGCCTGATCGGGCTGCAGGAGGGCGTGCTCAGGCCCTCGGACCTGCACGTCTGCCACGAAGGCTATCAGGTCGGCCGCCGGCGCATGAAATGCCATGCCCACGCTTCGCCGCTGGACCTGCGCTTCGCCGTGGCGACCTCGTGCAACGCCTATTTCTGCTATGTCTTCCGCGACATTCTCGACAACCGCAAATACGAGAGCGTGAAAGACGGTTACGACGTCTGGAAAGAGTATGTCGAGAGTTTCGGTTTCGGCCGCAAACTCGGCTCCGACTTCCTCGACGAGGGCAACGGCTACGTGCCCGACCGCTCGTACTACGACCGCCAGTACAGGGGTTCGTGGAATTCGCTGACGGTCATTTCGCTGGCCATCGGTCAGGATGCGCTGGGCTGTACGCCCTTGCAGCTGGCCAATCTCGCGGCCATCGTCGCCAACCGGGGCTACTACTACATTCCGCATATCGTCAAGAAGATCGAGGGGCAGGATTCGCTCGACCGCCGTTTTTACGAACGCCACTATACCAAGGTCGATCCCAAGCACTTCGAACCGATCGTCGACGGCATGTGGCGGGGCGTCAACGTCGGCGGCACCTCCACGGCGGCGCGTCTGGAAGGACTCGACGTCTGCGGCAAGACCGGTACGGCCGAGAATCCCCGCGGCCGCGACCACTCGACCTTCCTCTCGTTCGCGCCCAAGGACAATCCGAAGATCGCCATTTCGGTCTATGTCGAAAACGGCGGTTTCGGCGCTTCGGCGGCCCTGCCGATCGCCAGTCTGCTGGAGGAGTACTACCTGACCGACACGATCCGCCGTCCGGCCCTGCTGGAGCATATCAAGAATATGAACATCTATTACCCTTCGTATGACCGCTAA
- the rodA gene encoding rod shape-determining protein RodA, which translates to MTANRHSIFYGVDLWTVLLYVLIVLAGWVSITSASYDEGTADIFSFSHFYMKQLMWIGVAWTTALVVLLLDERFYHMFAYPAYFAGLALLLGALLFGREVNGAKAWFEFGSFRLQPVEFVKIATALALARVMSAYSFSINRPGDLFKVGVVICIPLFIIILQNDTGSGIVLGSFLFVLYREGLNKWLCIPVLLIAALFIVSFLLSPMTLLVSIILVCTLSEAMMTGEWRSRLIYLASLALASILLCMTMALVAPGVMDLHACLLTVTLLSLVGVLVYAFRMNLSSTLITVGLFLCTMIFLPTTDYIFNSILKQHQRDRILSFLGIISDPLGTDYNVNQSKIAIGSGGFWGKGFLEGTQIKYGFVPERHTDFIFCTVGEEWGFLGTMVVLALLCMLILRLMRMGERQQEPFGRIYCYCVAAILLFHVLVNVGMTIGLMPVMGIPLPFMSYGGSSLIAFTILLFIAVRLDASTRQFSLN; encoded by the coding sequence ATGACCGCTAACCGCCATAGTATCTTTTACGGAGTGGACCTCTGGACGGTCCTGCTGTACGTGCTGATCGTGCTGGCGGGGTGGGTGTCGATCACCTCGGCGTCGTACGACGAGGGCACGGCCGATATCTTCTCCTTCTCGCACTTCTACATGAAGCAGCTGATGTGGATCGGCGTGGCGTGGACCACGGCGCTCGTGGTGCTGCTGCTCGACGAACGGTTCTACCATATGTTCGCCTATCCGGCCTATTTCGCGGGATTGGCGCTGTTGCTGGGCGCGCTGTTGTTCGGCCGCGAGGTGAACGGTGCCAAGGCGTGGTTCGAATTCGGTTCGTTCCGCCTGCAGCCCGTCGAATTCGTGAAGATCGCCACGGCTCTCGCGCTGGCCCGCGTGATGAGCGCCTACTCCTTCTCGATCAACCGTCCGGGCGATCTCTTCAAGGTGGGCGTGGTGATCTGCATCCCGCTTTTCATCATCATCCTGCAGAACGACACCGGTTCGGGCATCGTACTGGGCTCGTTCCTCTTCGTGCTTTACCGTGAGGGACTCAACAAGTGGCTCTGCATCCCGGTGCTGCTGATCGCCGCGCTGTTCATCGTGTCGTTCCTGCTTTCGCCCATGACGCTGCTCGTGTCGATCATTCTGGTCTGCACGCTCTCCGAAGCGATGATGACCGGGGAGTGGCGCTCGCGCCTGATCTATCTGGCGTCGCTGGCGCTGGCGAGCATCCTGCTCTGCATGACGATGGCGCTCGTCGCGCCCGGCGTGATGGACCTGCACGCCTGCCTGCTGACCGTGACGCTGCTGTCGCTGGTCGGCGTGCTCGTCTATGCCTTCCGCATGAACCTGAGCAGCACCCTGATTACCGTGGGGCTTTTTCTCTGCACGATGATCTTCCTCCCCACCACCGACTATATCTTCAATTCGATTCTCAAACAGCACCAGCGCGACCGCATCCTGAGTTTTCTGGGCATCATCAGCGATCCCCTCGGCACGGACTACAACGTCAATCAGTCGAAAATCGCCATCGGTTCGGGCGGGTTCTGGGGCAAGGGATTCCTCGAAGGCACGCAGATCAAGTACGGCTTCGTGCCCGAACGGCATACCGACTTCATCTTCTGTACGGTAGGCGAAGAGTGGGGCTTTCTGGGGACGATGGTCGTGCTGGCCCTGCTCTGCATGCTGATCCTGCGCCTGATGCGCATGGGCGAACGGCAGCAGGAGCCTTTCGGCCGGATTTACTGCTACTGCGTGGCCGCGATCCTGTTGTTCCACGTGCTGGTGAACGTGGGCATGACCATCGGCCTGATGCCTGTGATGGGCATTCCGTTGCCGTTCATGAGCTATGGCGGTTCGTCGCTTATTGCGTTTACCATTTTGTTGTTCATCGCCGTGCGGCTCGACGCTTCGACGCGGCAGTTTTCCCTGAATTAA
- a CDS encoding calcium-translocating P-type ATPase, PMCA-type, producing the protein MIRYNPKGLSSQEAADSRRTHGDNVITPPKDDSAWKLFVEKFKDPIIRILLLAAVLSLAIGSVHKDFTESIGIICAIILATCVGFWFEWDAMRRFRRLNQVNDDIPVKVMRDGSIREIPRRDVVVGDVVYIESGETVPADGELVEAVSLRINESTLTGELEVDKTVDEAHFDSEATYPSNVALRGTTVADGYGVLVATAVGDATEAGRVTEQATVQSDEQTPLNRQLTRLSKLIGRAGIALAVAIFCVMLGKAVFVGSLFERDWLEISQQVLHIFMVSVAIIVMAVPEGLPMSITLSLAMSMRRMLKTNNLVRRMHACETMGAVTVICTDKTGTLTQNRMHVQELVRYDALPAHDFAEIVAANSTAFLDASGAVIGNPTEGALLEWMRSQGEDYEPLRSEAKIVDRLTFSTERKYMATIIESGVSGRRIVCVKGAPEIVRAMCAPDGKDTQVAEQLAGFQGRAMRTLAVAWAETAEDDCLRAVAASQLHFSGVAAISDPVREDVPDAVRRCLNAGIDVKIVTGDTPATAREIARQIGLWDDARDNDRNYMTGTEFAAMSDDELLGRVRELKIMSRARPLDKQRLVRLLQQCGEVVAVTGDGTNDAPALNFANVGLSMGSGTSVAKDASDITLLDDSFASIATAVMWGRSLYRNIQRFVLFQLTINFAAIVICFVGAVFGTDMPLTVVQILWVNIIMDTFAAMAMASLPPNPEVMLEKPRPRDEFIITPGMARTLFICGGIMVAVLLGMLFWWTITAGGLTVRQLTLFFSTFVFLQFWNMFNAKGFETRHSVFTCLRGCREFFLILLAIAAGQVLIVEFGGEVFRTEPLAWREWAAVIGCTSLLAIGGEAIRALRRKR; encoded by the coding sequence ATGATCCGTTACAATCCCAAAGGTTTATCCTCGCAAGAGGCCGCAGACAGCCGGCGGACGCATGGCGACAACGTCATCACGCCGCCCAAAGACGATTCGGCATGGAAGCTTTTCGTCGAGAAGTTCAAGGACCCGATCATCCGCATTCTGCTGCTGGCCGCGGTGCTGTCGCTTGCCATCGGGTCCGTTCACAAGGATTTCACCGAGTCGATCGGCATCATATGCGCCATTATTCTGGCGACCTGCGTCGGGTTCTGGTTCGAGTGGGACGCCATGCGGCGTTTCCGCCGGCTGAATCAGGTCAACGACGATATTCCGGTCAAGGTGATGCGCGACGGCTCGATCCGCGAGATTCCCCGCCGCGACGTGGTCGTGGGCGACGTGGTCTATATCGAAAGCGGCGAAACCGTGCCCGCGGACGGCGAGCTGGTCGAAGCTGTGTCGCTGCGCATCAACGAATCGACCCTCACGGGCGAACTGGAGGTGGATAAAACCGTCGACGAGGCGCATTTCGATTCCGAAGCGACCTATCCTTCGAACGTCGCACTGCGCGGTACGACCGTGGCGGACGGTTACGGCGTTCTGGTTGCGACGGCCGTGGGTGATGCGACCGAAGCGGGCCGCGTCACGGAGCAGGCGACCGTCCAGAGCGACGAGCAGACGCCGCTCAACCGCCAGCTGACGCGCCTCTCGAAACTCATCGGCCGGGCCGGCATTGCGCTTGCGGTCGCTATTTTCTGCGTCATGCTCGGCAAGGCGGTCTTCGTCGGGAGCTTGTTCGAGCGCGACTGGCTCGAAATATCGCAGCAGGTGCTGCACATTTTCATGGTCTCGGTGGCCATCATCGTGATGGCCGTTCCCGAAGGACTTCCGATGAGCATTACGCTGTCGCTGGCGATGTCCATGCGGCGCATGCTCAAGACCAACAACCTCGTGCGGCGCATGCACGCCTGCGAAACGATGGGCGCCGTGACGGTCATCTGCACCGACAAGACCGGCACGTTGACCCAGAACCGGATGCACGTGCAGGAACTGGTGCGTTACGATGCGCTTCCGGCGCATGATTTCGCCGAGATCGTGGCCGCCAACTCCACGGCTTTCCTCGACGCTTCGGGCGCCGTTATAGGCAACCCGACCGAGGGCGCCCTGCTGGAGTGGATGCGCTCGCAGGGCGAGGATTACGAACCCCTGCGCTCGGAGGCGAAGATCGTCGACCGGCTTACCTTCTCGACCGAACGCAAATATATGGCGACGATCATCGAAAGCGGCGTTTCGGGCCGCCGGATCGTCTGCGTCAAGGGTGCGCCCGAAATCGTGCGCGCCATGTGCGCTCCCGACGGCAAGGATACGCAGGTCGCCGAGCAGCTGGCCGGGTTTCAGGGCCGCGCGATGCGTACGCTCGCCGTGGCGTGGGCCGAAACCGCCGAGGACGACTGTCTGCGTGCCGTAGCGGCGTCGCAGCTGCATTTTTCGGGTGTGGCGGCTATCTCCGATCCGGTGCGCGAGGATGTCCCCGACGCCGTGCGGCGCTGCTTGAACGCCGGGATAGACGTCAAGATCGTCACGGGCGACACTCCCGCTACGGCGCGCGAGATCGCCCGCCAGATCGGCTTGTGGGACGACGCCCGCGACAACGACCGCAACTACATGACCGGTACGGAGTTCGCGGCGATGAGCGACGATGAGCTGCTCGGACGCGTGCGGGAACTGAAGATCATGTCGCGCGCCCGGCCGCTCGACAAACAGCGGCTCGTGCGTCTGTTGCAGCAGTGCGGCGAGGTGGTGGCCGTGACGGGCGACGGTACGAACGACGCCCCGGCGCTCAACTTCGCCAACGTGGGGCTTTCGATGGGATCGGGCACCTCCGTTGCCAAGGACGCCAGCGACATCACGCTGCTCGACGATTCGTTCGCTTCGATCGCGACGGCCGTCATGTGGGGCCGCTCGCTTTACCGCAACATCCAGCGTTTCGTACTTTTCCAGCTGACGATCAACTTCGCGGCGATCGTGATCTGCTTCGTCGGCGCGGTTTTCGGCACCGACATGCCGCTGACGGTGGTGCAGATTCTCTGGGTCAATATCATCATGGACACCTTTGCGGCGATGGCGATGGCCTCGCTGCCGCCCAATCCCGAAGTGATGCTCGAAAAACCCCGTCCGCGCGACGAGTTCATCATTACGCCCGGCATGGCCCGCACGCTCTTCATCTGCGGCGGCATCATGGTCGCCGTCCTGCTGGGCATGCTCTTCTGGTGGACGATCACCGCAGGCGGACTCACCGTGCGCCAGCTGACGCTTTTCTTCTCGACGTTCGTTTTCCTGCAGTTCTGGAACATGTTCAACGCCAAAGGCTTCGAGACGCGCCATTCGGTCTTTACCTGCCTGCGCGGGTGCCGTGAGTTTTTCCTCATCCTGCTGGCCATCGCCGCGGGACAGGTGCTCATCGTCGAGTTCGGCGGCGAGGTGTTCCGCACCGAGCCGCTTGCGTGGCGCGAATGGGCGGCCGTCATCGGCTGCACCTCGCTGCTGGCTATCGGCGGCGAAGCGATTCGTGCCCTGCGGCGAAAACGTTGA